The following coding sequences are from one Veillonella rodentium window:
- the ilvA gene encoding threonine ammonia-lyase yields the protein MRKLYDFMEARERLNTITVKTKLLHSDVFSDECGNDVYIKPENLQITGSFKVRGAYNKIAKLTEEEKARGVIAASAGNHAQGVALAAKRLGIKATIVMPKHTPLIKVNATKQYGAEVVLSGEIYDEAYQKAMELQQEYGYVFVHPFDDEAVIEGQGTIALEVLDELPDADILLVPVGGGGIVSGIAAAAKLKNPRIKIIGVEPEGAASALAALKADHPVPLDEVATIADGTAVRLIGETTLEYIKKYVDDIVTVSDYELMEAFLLLVEKHKLVAENSGILPLAGLKKLNCRGKKVVAIVSGGNIDVLTISSMINKGLVLRGRIFTFSVNLPDKPGQLVAVSEMLADADANVIKLDHNQFKNLDRFHEVELQVTVETNGEEHIQSIIETFKKNGYTIKRLNSSEILSE from the coding sequence ATGCGTAAATTATATGATTTTATGGAAGCTCGGGAACGGTTAAACACGATTACCGTAAAAACAAAATTGCTCCATAGTGATGTGTTTTCAGACGAGTGCGGCAATGATGTGTATATCAAGCCGGAAAACTTGCAGATAACGGGCTCCTTTAAGGTCCGCGGAGCCTATAATAAAATTGCAAAACTGACAGAAGAGGAAAAGGCTCGCGGTGTCATTGCCGCATCCGCCGGTAATCATGCACAAGGCGTGGCGCTGGCTGCTAAACGCCTCGGCATCAAGGCGACCATCGTCATGCCGAAACATACACCTCTTATCAAGGTCAATGCGACAAAGCAATATGGTGCTGAGGTTGTACTGTCCGGTGAAATTTATGATGAAGCGTATCAGAAAGCGATGGAGCTCCAACAGGAATACGGCTATGTATTCGTCCATCCCTTTGATGATGAAGCTGTAATCGAAGGTCAGGGGACCATTGCTCTAGAGGTTCTGGATGAACTGCCCGATGCGGACATCTTGTTAGTGCCCGTCGGAGGGGGCGGCATCGTGTCCGGCATTGCGGCGGCGGCGAAGCTGAAAAATCCTCGGATTAAGATCATCGGCGTGGAGCCGGAAGGAGCCGCAAGTGCTTTGGCAGCTTTGAAAGCGGATCATCCGGTGCCTCTCGACGAGGTGGCGACGATTGCGGACGGTACGGCGGTGCGATTGATCGGTGAAACCACATTGGAATACATCAAGAAATATGTAGATGATATCGTTACCGTCTCCGATTATGAATTGATGGAAGCCTTTTTACTGCTCGTCGAAAAACATAAATTGGTGGCTGAAAACTCCGGTATTTTACCTTTGGCGGGTCTTAAGAAATTGAACTGCCGCGGTAAAAAGGTGGTCGCTATCGTCAGCGGCGGTAATATCGACGTGCTGACGATTTCGTCCATGATCAATAAAGGTCTTGTACTGCGGGGCCGCATCTTTACATTCTCTGTAAACCTTCCGGATAAACCGGGTCAGCTGGTGGCCGTTTCTGAAATGCTTGCCGATGCAGATGCGAACGTAATCAAGCTTGATCATAATCAGTTTAAAAATCTGGACCGCTTTCATGAGGTGGAATTACAGGTGACCGTTGAAACAAACGGAGAAGAACACATTCAAAGTATTATTGAAACTTTTAAAAAGAATGGTTACACCATTAAGCGTTTAAATTCCAGTGAAATTCTATCAGAATAG
- the ilvD gene encoding dihydroxy-acid dehydratase, with translation MSCRSDNLKTGVARAPHRSLLKALGFVDEEMGRPVIGIANSFNEIIPGHVGLKNIVQAVKDGIRNAGGVPIEFNTIGICDGLAMNHIGMKYSLVTRNIIADSIEATAMATPFDAMVFIPNCDKVVPGMLIAAARLNIPSVFVSGGAMLAGVHKGKKIGLSDVFEAVGKHQTGEMDDAELQDIENSACPTCGSCSGMYTANTMNCLTEALGMGLPGNGTIPAVYSERLRLAKLAGMQAVKVLKENLRPKDIMTREAFENAVALDMALGGSSNTALHLPAIAHEAGVELTLDDFDRIAQITPQLSKLSPSGVYFIEDLYAAGGVSAVLKRLAENGRLHKDCKTVALKTQGEIAEAAHVVDEDVIHPWNNPVHETGGIAVLKGNLAVDGSVVKAGAVDEDMLVHSGPAKVFNSEEEAVEAITGGKIVKGDIVVIRYEGPKGGPGMREMLTPTSMIAGMGLDKDVALLTDGRFSGATRGASIGHVSPEAAAGGTIAIVEDGDIINIDIPNGTLELAVSDEEITRRKAALKPFKSNVTGYLKKYALHVSSAAQGAIEVFED, from the coding sequence ATGAGTTGTAGAAGTGACAATTTGAAAACGGGCGTGGCACGTGCACCACATAGATCGTTATTGAAGGCATTGGGCTTTGTTGACGAGGAAATGGGCAGACCCGTTATCGGCATTGCGAATTCTTTCAACGAAATTATTCCAGGTCACGTAGGACTCAAAAATATTGTGCAAGCCGTAAAGGACGGTATCCGCAACGCAGGCGGTGTTCCGATCGAGTTCAATACAATCGGCATTTGTGACGGCCTTGCGATGAACCACATCGGCATGAAATACTCCTTGGTGACTCGTAATATCATCGCGGACTCTATCGAAGCCACTGCGATGGCGACGCCGTTCGATGCGATGGTGTTCATCCCGAACTGCGATAAGGTCGTACCGGGCATGTTAATCGCTGCGGCTCGGCTTAATATTCCATCCGTATTTGTATCCGGCGGCGCTATGTTGGCCGGTGTACATAAGGGTAAAAAAATCGGCTTATCCGATGTATTTGAAGCGGTCGGCAAGCATCAAACCGGTGAAATGGACGATGCGGAACTGCAGGATATCGAAAACAGCGCATGTCCTACGTGCGGATCCTGTTCGGGTATGTATACAGCCAACACGATGAACTGTCTGACGGAAGCTCTCGGCATGGGCCTTCCCGGTAACGGAACTATTCCTGCCGTATATTCCGAGCGTTTACGTTTGGCGAAGTTGGCCGGTATGCAGGCCGTAAAGGTTCTCAAGGAAAACCTCCGTCCGAAGGATATCATGACGCGTGAAGCCTTTGAAAATGCGGTAGCCCTCGATATGGCTTTGGGCGGCTCGTCCAATACGGCGCTTCATTTGCCGGCTATCGCCCATGAAGCGGGGGTAGAGTTGACCTTGGATGACTTTGACCGCATTGCTCAGATCACACCGCAATTATCTAAATTGTCTCCGTCCGGCGTTTACTTCATCGAGGATTTGTATGCGGCCGGCGGCGTATCCGCTGTACTGAAACGCTTAGCGGAAAACGGTCGACTTCATAAGGATTGCAAGACCGTAGCCCTAAAAACGCAGGGAGAAATCGCGGAGGCGGCTCATGTCGTTGATGAAGATGTTATCCATCCGTGGAATAATCCTGTACATGAAACCGGCGGCATCGCGGTACTTAAAGGCAATCTTGCGGTAGACGGTTCCGTTGTAAAAGCCGGTGCGGTCGATGAGGATATGCTCGTTCATTCAGGTCCTGCCAAGGTGTTCAACAGCGAAGAAGAAGCGGTTGAAGCGATTACGGGCGGTAAAATCGTAAAGGGTGATATCGTTGTCATTCGCTATGAAGGCCCTAAAGGCGGTCCGGGCATGCGGGAAATGTTGACACCTACATCGATGATCGCCGGTATGGGCCTCGATAAAGATGTGGCGTTGTTGACTGACGGTCGTTTCTCCGGTGCTACACGCGGCGCTTCTATCGGTCATGTATCTCCGGAAGCCGCTGCAGGCGGTACCATCGCCATCGTTGAAGATGGGGATATCATCAATATCGATATTCCGAACGGCACATTGGAACTTGCCGTATCTGACGAAGAAATTACTCGCCGTAAAGCGGCATTGAAACCTTTCAAATCGAATGTAACCGGATATCTTAAGAAATATGCTCTCCACGTATCCTCCGCCGCACAAGGTGCTATTGAGGTATTTGAAGATTAA
- a CDS encoding DASS family sodium-coupled anion symporter encodes MNTWIRAALTFFVGLIIWFLPHTEAIKPEGWHLLAIFTATIVGFILRPWPTGIMALFGIVAAVATQSITMVQALGGYAEANVWLIVAAVFFSRGIINSGLGRRIAYTLIRAFGTSSLKLAYALACTDLIISPATPSNTARGGGIIFPIVQNISLAFGSEPHASTSRRIGAYLMTTAHTINTITVTIFLTACSGNLLITSLGAKLFGYDISWWEWFQAGVIPGVICMILMPWFIYKIYPPEIRETPEAAAMAQKELDALGPVTKAEISVAIIFVLCILLWATAIWTKLHPTVIAMMGVLACVVTGSLTWEDILGERTGWDILIWMGTLVGMAGLLGKLGVVAVFADFVSQHLAGFDWFWASFIISATFVYSQYFFASGTARITALFSAFAAILVAMGAPIPFTILLFGLMNSPGCTLTHYSSGVTPIFFGSGYVPQGTWWRVGLAISVVSFLIHFWGGTFGMWFFGIL; translated from the coding sequence ATGAATACATGGATACGAGCGGCCTTGACATTTTTTGTGGGGCTCATTATTTGGTTCTTGCCTCATACGGAGGCGATTAAGCCGGAAGGCTGGCATTTATTAGCTATTTTTACGGCTACGATTGTAGGCTTTATTTTACGGCCCTGGCCGACGGGTATCATGGCTCTGTTCGGTATCGTAGCGGCGGTGGCGACACAGTCCATTACCATGGTGCAGGCTCTCGGCGGTTATGCGGAGGCCAATGTATGGCTCATCGTGGCGGCCGTATTCTTCTCGCGGGGCATTATTAATTCAGGACTCGGTAGGCGCATTGCGTACACCTTGATCAGGGCCTTCGGCACCAGCTCTTTGAAACTGGCCTATGCTCTGGCGTGTACCGATTTGATTATTTCGCCGGCGACGCCGTCCAATACGGCACGGGGCGGCGGTATTATATTTCCGATTGTACAGAATATTTCTCTTGCCTTCGGTTCCGAACCGCACGCTTCTACGTCTCGACGTATCGGTGCGTATCTGATGACGACGGCACATACGATTAACACCATTACGGTCACGATATTCCTGACCGCCTGCAGCGGCAACTTGTTGATTACATCATTAGGTGCGAAGCTGTTCGGCTACGATATTTCGTGGTGGGAATGGTTTCAGGCCGGTGTTATTCCGGGTGTTATCTGTATGATCCTGATGCCGTGGTTCATTTACAAGATTTATCCGCCTGAAATCAGGGAAACCCCTGAAGCGGCCGCGATGGCTCAAAAGGAACTGGATGCTCTCGGACCTGTTACGAAGGCCGAGATTTCCGTGGCTATTATCTTTGTGCTTTGTATCTTGCTTTGGGCCACCGCGATTTGGACTAAGCTTCATCCTACCGTGATTGCGATGATGGGAGTATTGGCTTGCGTTGTAACGGGATCCCTTACATGGGAGGACATCCTAGGTGAACGCACCGGTTGGGATATCCTCATCTGGATGGGCACCCTTGTAGGCATGGCCGGACTTCTCGGTAAACTCGGCGTGGTGGCCGTTTTTGCCGATTTTGTCAGTCAGCATTTAGCCGGTTTTGACTGGTTCTGGGCGTCCTTCATTATTTCCGCAACCTTCGTGTATTCTCAGTACTTCTTTGCCAGCGGCACGGCCCGTATTACGGCGTTGTTCTCCGCCTTTGCGGCGATTCTGGTCGCGATGGGTGCACCGATTCCGTTCACCATCTTGCTGTTCGGTTTGATGAACAGCCCGGGTTGTACGTTAACCCATTATAGCTCCGGTGTAACGCCGATTTTCTTCGGCTCCGGCTATGTGCCGCAAGGTACGTGGTGGCGCGTAGGCCTCGCCATATCCGTTGTGAGCTTCTTGATTCACTTCTGGGGCGGCACGTTCGGCATGTGGTTTTTCGGTATTTTATAA
- a CDS encoding cupin domain-containing protein, with protein MIRKFDAQNFKWDGVDTLVYKQDGSPFKDVTRQVLYDGAYDIPCQFRYFECLPGGYSTLEYHEHTHMVMIFRGKGQLLLGDDIHDVESGDFIEIPGSTIHQFRANKGDYIGFLCLVNKDRDKVKLLSPEQMDELQRNPKIKAFLESC; from the coding sequence ATGATACGCAAGTTTGATGCGCAAAATTTCAAGTGGGATGGCGTAGATACTTTGGTATACAAGCAGGACGGCAGTCCTTTTAAGGATGTGACGCGACAGGTCCTCTATGACGGTGCTTACGATATTCCTTGTCAATTCCGCTATTTTGAATGTCTGCCCGGCGGTTATTCCACATTGGAGTATCATGAACATACTCATATGGTCATGATATTTAGGGGGAAGGGGCAGCTGTTACTGGGGGATGACATTCATGATGTTGAGTCCGGTGATTTCATCGAAATTCCGGGCAGTACGATTCATCAGTTCCGCGCGAATAAGGGGGATTATATCGGATTTCTCTGCCTCGTGAATAAAGATCGGGATAAGGTGAAGTTGTTATCGCCGGAACAGATGGATGAGCTGCAGCGAAATCCTAAAATCAAAGCTTTTTTAGAAAGTTGCTGA
- a CDS encoding heavy-metal-associated domain-containing protein produces MCKDCGCGEDNGVVTKVFTVPGMMCSNCKETVEDASLGLPGVLSAEVDLPEKTATVSFDPAKVSVETITTAIEKTGFEVASVADGVHKHSHGLMGTLKRLFK; encoded by the coding sequence ATGTGTAAAGATTGTGGTTGCGGCGAAGATAATGGCGTTGTTACAAAGGTATTTACCGTACCGGGCATGATGTGCAGTAATTGTAAAGAAACCGTAGAAGATGCATCGTTAGGATTACCGGGCGTATTGAGTGCGGAGGTGGATTTGCCGGAAAAAACGGCGACCGTATCTTTTGATCCGGCTAAGGTATCTGTTGAGACGATTACAACGGCCATCGAAAAGACGGGCTTTGAAGTGGCATCCGTCGCGGACGGTGTACATAAGCACAGTCATGGTTTAATGGGTACATTGAAACGTCTCTTTAAATAA
- a CDS encoding Sec-independent protein translocase subunit TatA/TatB, with product MGSIGTPELIVILVIALVIFGPGKLPEVGKAIGKGINEFKDAISGPKKAVDETKEAVKKATTIDVTAGAKNDDKHKETED from the coding sequence ATGGGGTCTATAGGAACACCTGAATTAATAGTTATATTAGTGATTGCTCTAGTTATCTTCGGACCTGGAAAATTACCTGAAGTGGGTAAAGCTATCGGTAAGGGCATCAATGAGTTTAAAGATGCCATATCGGGGCCTAAAAAAGCTGTAGACGAAACGAAGGAAGCCGTTAAAAAAGCGACGACCATCGATGTGACGGCAGGGGCCAAAAATGATGATAAACATAAGGAAACTGAAGATTAG
- the pgl gene encoding 6-phosphogluconolactonase: MAQDTIKCYDSPDDVVNAMVEDFIAFTNEEIARTETCVVGITGGTVVNGLLEMLNSPEYIDRLNWERVFFVWTDERFLPQSHEDNYYNRVKPYLLCKARGAAHFLPINTESKTVVEAAGEYEKEVQTVLKACKKGGLDLAILDLGEDGHTAGLFAGSHALRITDHDVVAVEDGKVWERISMTFSFLARTDAVWFTVTGESKKAALTKVLYQREDYEDTAWDKRIGRVLPGAVLSQEDMTWYVDKAAYDDVH, from the coding sequence ATGGCTCAAGATACAATTAAGTGTTATGACAGTCCTGATGATGTCGTGAATGCTATGGTGGAGGATTTTATCGCTTTCACCAATGAGGAAATCGCCCGTACCGAGACTTGTGTCGTGGGTATTACAGGGGGAACGGTGGTAAACGGATTATTGGAAATGCTCAATTCTCCGGAGTATATCGATCGTTTGAACTGGGAGCGGGTATTCTTTGTATGGACGGATGAACGTTTTTTGCCGCAATCTCATGAGGATAATTACTATAATCGCGTAAAGCCTTATCTATTGTGTAAAGCTCGTGGTGCGGCTCATTTTCTGCCGATTAACACAGAATCCAAGACCGTCGTGGAGGCGGCCGGGGAATATGAGAAAGAGGTTCAGACGGTTCTCAAGGCGTGCAAGAAAGGCGGTCTTGATCTGGCGATTCTCGACCTCGGTGAAGACGGTCATACGGCCGGGTTATTTGCGGGGTCTCATGCATTGCGTATAACGGATCACGATGTGGTGGCCGTTGAGGACGGCAAGGTATGGGAACGTATTTCCATGACATTCTCGTTTCTCGCTAGAACTGATGCGGTATGGTTTACTGTAACCGGTGAAAGCAAGAAGGCGGCTTTAACAAAGGTGTTGTACCAGCGTGAGGACTACGAAGATACGGCCTGGGACAAGCGCATCGGTCGCGTGTTGCCGGGGGCGGTACTTTCACAGGAAGATATGACCTGGTATGTGGACAAAGCCGCTTATGATGATGTACACTAA
- a CDS encoding enoyl-CoA hydratase: protein MIYNTIQYVVDNGIGTLTFNRPTVANGFNIEMCKEILEVLDKAHNDESVRALLINAEGKVFSAGGDLTEMERAVNEGDTESLFEIVELVAEISMAMKKLPKPVIMSLQGAAAGAAFNMALAADFVVAANNVRFIQAFVNVGLAPDAGGLFLLARSIGMNRAMHIVMTGEAVSAEKGKELGFVYKVCELEDLETATRRLVEKLAKGPAQSYRVMKEMMWNSFLAGWEEYKKFEVENQCALGLSEDFKEGVRAFTERRRPKFGQN, encoded by the coding sequence ATGATATATAATACAATTCAGTATGTCGTAGACAACGGCATCGGCACATTGACGTTTAATCGTCCTACTGTGGCGAATGGTTTTAATATCGAGATGTGCAAGGAGATCCTTGAGGTTTTAGATAAAGCTCATAATGATGAAAGTGTTCGTGCATTGCTCATCAATGCAGAGGGGAAGGTGTTCTCTGCGGGTGGTGATTTAACGGAGATGGAGCGCGCTGTAAACGAAGGGGATACTGAGTCTTTATTTGAAATCGTTGAACTGGTAGCTGAGATTTCTATGGCTATGAAGAAGTTACCAAAACCTGTTATCATGAGCCTTCAAGGCGCTGCAGCAGGTGCTGCCTTCAATATGGCTTTGGCAGCGGACTTTGTTGTGGCTGCTAATAACGTACGCTTTATTCAAGCCTTTGTAAACGTTGGCCTTGCTCCTGATGCAGGCGGTTTATTCCTACTAGCTCGTTCTATTGGTATGAACCGTGCTATGCATATCGTTATGACCGGTGAAGCCGTATCTGCTGAAAAGGGTAAGGAACTTGGCTTTGTGTATAAGGTTTGCGAACTAGAGGATCTGGAGACCGCTACAAGACGCCTTGTTGAGAAGTTGGCAAAAGGACCTGCACAATCTTACCGCGTTATGAAGGAAATGATGTGGAATAGCTTCTTAGCAGGTTGGGAAGAGTACAAGAAGTTTGAGGTAGAAAACCAATGTGCATTAGGTCTTTCAGAGGACTTCAAAGAAGGTGTACGTGCTTTCACAGAGCGTCGCCGTCCTAAATTTGGTCAAAATTAA